The genomic segment CGCGGTCACGGCTGCGATCTTCGTGGCGTCGATCGAACAGCTCACTGCCGACGACTACAGCGAGGAGCAGCAGGAGGCATGGGCCTCGGCGGCCGACGACGAAGCCAAGTTCGCCGCGCGTCTGTCCGGTCAGCTGACGCTGATCGCGACGCTGCAGGGCGTGCCGGTCGGCTTCGCGTCGCTGAAGGGGCCAGACCACATCGACATGCTGTACGTGCATCCCGATTACGTCGGCCGCGACGTCGGCACGACGCTGATCGATGCGCTGGAGAAGCTCGCCGGCGCACGCGGGGCACTGATCCTCACCGTCGATGCCAGCGACAACGCCGCCGAATTCTTCGCCAAGCGCGGCTATGTCGCCAAGCAGCGCAACACCGTTTCGATCAATGGCGAATGGCTCGCCAACACCACGATGACAAAGTCGCTGGCGGATTCCGCCGCGCCCGGAGCTTCCTCATGAGCCGCGAACGTCTCTATCTCTACGACACCACGCTGCGTGACGGCGCCCAGACCAACGGCGTCGACTTCACCTTGCACGACAAGAAGCTGATCGCCTCGCTGCTCGACGATCTCGGCATCGATTATGTCGAAGGCGGCTATCCGGGCGCCAATCCGCTCGATACCGAGTTCTTCGGCACGGAACAGAAGCTGGAGCGCGCCACCTTCGCGGCATTCGGCATGACCCGGCGGCCCGGCCGCTCGGCCTCGAACGATCCCGGCATCGCGATGCTGATCGACGCCAAGGCGGATGCGATCTGCTTCGTCGCCAAGTCGTCGGAGTATCAGGTCCGGGTCGCGCTCGAGACCACCAACGAGGAGAACATCGCCTCGATCCGCGACAGCGTCTCGCTCGCCAAGGACAAGGGCCGCGAGGTGCTGGTCGATTGCGAGCACTTCTTCGACGGCTACAAGGCCAATCCGGAGTTCGCGCTGCAATGCGCCAAGGCGGCGTATGAGTCCGGCGCCCGCTGGGTGGTGCTGTGCGATACCAATGGCGGCACCATGCCGGACGAGGTCGAGGCCATCGTCGGCGAAGTGGTCAAGCACATCCCCGGCGCGCATGTCGGCATCCACGCGCATAACGACACCGAGCAGGCGGTCGCGAATTCGTTCGCCGCGGTGCGGGCCGGCGCGCGGCAGATCCAGGGCACGCTGAACGGCCTCGGCGAACGCTGCGGCAACGCCAATCTGTGCTCGATGATCCCGACGCTGAAGCTGAAGAAGGAATTCGCCGACAAGTTCGAAATCGGCGTCTCCGACGACAAGCTGGCGAGCCTGGTGCAGGTGTCGCGCGCGCTCGATAACATCCTCGACCGCGCGCCTAATCCGCACGCGCCCTATGTCGGCGGCAGCGCCTTCGTCACCAAGACCGGCATCCACGCGTCGGCGGTGCTGAAGGATCCGCAGACCTATGAGCACGTGCCGCCGGAGTCGATCGGCAATCACCGCAAGGTGCTGGTGTCGGATCAGGCCGGCAAGTCGAACGTGCTGGCCGAACTGGCGCGCACCAATATCCAGTTCGACCGCGACGATCCGCGGCTGTCCCGCCTGGTCGAGAAGCTGAAGGAGCGCGAAGCGGCCGGCTACGCCTACGAGTCGGCCAATGCCTCGTTCGATCTGCTCGCGCGTAGCACGCTCGGCACCGTGCCGGAGTTCTTCCGGGTCGATAAGTTCGACGTCAATGTCGAGCAGCGCTACAACTCGCACGGCCAGCGCGTCACCGTGGCGATGGCGGTGATCAAGGTCGAAGTCGACGGCGAGACCCTGATCTCGGCCGCCGAAGGCAACGGCCCGGTCAACGCGCTCGACGTTGCGCTGCGCAAGGATCTCGGCAAGTACCAGAAGTACATCGAGGGCCTCAAGCTGGTCGATTACCGCGTCCGTATCCTCAATGGCGGCACCGAGGCCGTCACTCGGGTGCTGATCGAGAGCGAGGACGAGGACGGCCGGCGCTGGACCACGATCGGCGTGTCGCCGAATATCATCGACGCGTCGTTCCAGGCGCTGATGGATTCGGTCGTTTACAAGCTGGTGCAGTCGAACGCGCCGGTGTGAGCCGTCGTTCACCGAACGCTTTCCTCTGAGTGCTGACAGTTCTGCGTAAGGGCGTACCGCCGAGATCCGGCGGTGCGCCCTTTGTTTGCGCGGCGGTTGTCAATGGCGTGCGACGCTGACAACATGCGCGCAACCAAACAACAGCCGCGGCGCGGTCCGCCGGCGGGTCAGGGAGAATGCGTGGTGGGTGAGGGGATGAACGGCGCGCAGTCAGTGGTGCGGACGCTGGTGAACTGCGGCGTTGAGGTGTGTTTCGCAAATCCGGGCACTTCGGAAATGCACTTCGTCGCGGCGCTGGATTCGGTCAGCGGAATGCGGCCGGTGCTGTGCCTGTTCGAGGGCGTGGTCACCGGCGCCGCCGATGGCTACGGCCGGATCGCCGGCAAGCCGGCCGTGAACCTGCTGCATCTCGGTCCCGGCCTCGCCAACGGCCTTGCCAATCTGCACAACGCCCGCCGCGCCGCGACGCCGATCGTCAACATCGTCGGCGACCACGCCGCCTATCACCTGCAATACGACGCGCCGCTCACCTCCGACATCGCCGGCTTTGCCCGGCCGGTGTCGAGCTGGATCCATGAATCCAAGAGTGCCGGCGCGGTGGCGAGCGATACGGCGCGCGCGGTGCAGGCGGCTAGCGCGGCGCCGGGCGGCATCGCCACGCTGATCATGCCGGCGGATGTCGCCTGGAATCCCGCCGCGCGCGCGGCGCAGAAGCTGCCGGAGATCGGTCCGGCCAAGGTTGCGGCTGGGACGGTCGAGGCGATCGCCAAGCTGCTCGCGAACGGCAAGAAGTCGGCGCTGCTGCTGCGCGGATCGGCGCTGCTCGGCGATGCGCTGGAGGCGGCTGGACGGGTCGCAGCCAAGACCGGCGTGCGGCTGCTGTGCGACACCTTCGCGCCGCAGACCGAACTCGGTGCCGGCCGCGTGCCGCTGGAACGCATTCCGTATTTTTCGGAGCAGATCACCGCATTCCTCAAAGACGTGGAGCAACTGATCCTGGTCGGCTCGAAGCCGCCGGTGTCGTTCTTCGCCTATCCCGGCAAGCCGAGCTGGGGCGCGCCGGAAGGTTGCCTGATCGATTATCTGGCGCAGCCGCATGAAGATGGCGCACAGGCGGTGAAGGATCTCGCCGCCGCGCTTGACGCGCCGGCCGAGCCCGCCGCCCGCACTCAGCTCGCGTTGCCCGAGCTGCCGAAGGGCAAGCTCAACTCGCTCGGCGTCGCGCAGGCGATTGCGCATCTGACGCCCGACCACGCGATCTACGCCGAGGAGGCCAACACCTCCGGCCTGCCTTTGCAGATGATCCTGCCCAAGGCACGGCCGCACACCCATCTGCCGCTGACCGGCGGCTCGATCGGGCAGGGGCTGCCGCTCGCGATCGGCGCGGCGATCGCGGCGCCCGACCGCAAGGTGGTGTGTCCTCACGGCGACGGCGGTGCCGCCTACACGATGCAGGCGCTGTGGACGATGGCGCGCGAGAAGCTCGACGTCACCGTGGTGATCTACGCCAACCGGTCCTACGCGATCCTCAACATCGAACTGCAGCGGGTCGGTGCTTCCGGCGCCGGCGCCAATGCGCTGTCGATGCTCGATCTGCACAATCCGGAAATGAACTGGATGAAGATCGCCGAAGGTCTCGGCGTCGAAGCCAGCCGTGCCACCACCGCGGAGGAATTCTCCGCGCAATACGCTTCGGCGATGAGTCAGCGCGGTCCGCGGCTGATCGAAGCCTTGATCTGAGGGAGCGGCCGATGACCCTGGATATCGTCGGCACGCTCCGGACCATCGTCGGCGAGGGCGGCGTGCTCGAGGCCGCCGAGCTGTCGAAGCGCTCCGCCGGCACCTATCGGTTCGATACGCTGAAGGCCGCGGCGCTGGTGCGGCCGACCTCGACCCAGCAGGTGTCGGAGATCCTGCGCTGGTGCCATGCTAACGGCGTTCACATCGTCACCCATGGTGGGTTGACCGGCCTCGTTCACGGCGCCGATGCCGAACCCAGCGAAGTCATCCTGTCGCTGGAGCGGATGCGCACGATCGAGGAGATCGACCCGAAGCAGCGCACCGCTGTGGCCCAGGCCGGCGTGCCGCTGCAGGCGCTGCAGGAAGAGGTGGACAAGCACGATCTGGCGTTTCCGCTCGATCTCGGCTCGCGCGGCACCGCCACGCTCGGTGGCAACGCCGCCACCAATGCCGGCGGCAACCGCGTGATCCGCTACGGCATGACGCGCGAGATGATCCTCGGCCTCGAAGTCGTGCTTGCCGACGGCACCGTGCTGTCGTCGCTCAACCATCTGATCAAGAACAACGCCGGCTACGACCTCAAGCAGCTGTTCATCGGCTCGGAAGGCACGCTCGGCGTCATCACGCGGCTGGTGCTGCGACTGCGCGAAAAGCCGCTCGCCACCAACATGGCGTTCGTCGGCCTCGACAGTTTCGATGCGGTGGCGAAGTTCCTGAAGCATTGCGACCGCGCGCTCGGCGGCACGCTGTCGGCCTACGAGGTGATGTGGCAGTCGTTCTACCGGCTGGTCACCAGCCCGCCAGCCAAAGGGCGGCCACCAATCGGGCAGGACCACGCTTACTACGTGCTGGTCGAAAGCCAGGGCTCCGACCTCGAACTCGACAGCCAGCGCTTCACCGCGGCGATGGAGGCGGCGCTGGAGTCCGGGCTGATCGCGGACGCGGCGATCGCGCAATCGGACGAGGATTGCCGCTCGTTCTGGGCGCTCCGCGACGACGTCGGCCAGGTGCTGCAAGGCGGCCTGCCGATCGTGTTCGACGTCTCGCTGCCGATCGCCGCGATGGAGGGGTATGCGGAAACGCTTCGGGAGACGCTGACCAACGAAATCGGCGAGCACCGGCTGTGGATCTTTGGCCACCTCGGCGACGGCAATCTGCATGTCGTCGTGCAGGTCAAGCCGATGGAGTATCTGGCGCTGCGGCCCAAGGTCGAAGCCTTGGTGTATCGCCCGCTCGCCGCCTGCAACGGTTCGGTGTCGGCCGAGCACGGCATCGGCCTGGAGAAGAAACCGTATCTCTACGTCAGCCGCAGCGCCAATGAGATCGCGCTGATGCGGACGCTGAAGCAGGCGCTCGATCCCAAGGGCATTCTCAACCCCGGCAAGATCTTCGACCCCGGCCCGGTGGTCGGGGGACGTTGATGTGATGTCGTCACGCCGCTGCAATCAGTAGCGCGCGTCCTTCGGCTTCTGGTCCTTCGGCCAGTCCTTCACCTTGCCGGGAAAATCCGGCCGTTCCATGTGGGTGAAGTATGCCGCGACGTCGACCGCTTCCTGGTCGGACAGCTCACCCTGGCCGAGCGGGAATTTGTTGTGGCTCGCGATCGGCATGTTGCGCTTGACGAAAGCGGCCGCGGTGTAGGTCCGGGCCATTCCGGCGCCGATATTGAACGAGCGCGGTCCCCACAGCGGCGGGTACACTACGCGGCCGGCCGCGTCCTTCAACCCTTCGCCGTTGTCGCCGTGACACACCGCGCAGCGCGCCGTGTAGATTTCCTTGCCGTTGTCGAGGTTCGGCACCAGCGACTGATCGACTTTGCCGACACCGCGGCCGGCGACCTTGTCCTCCGGCTTGGTCGAGCCCTGCATCCAGTCGAAATAAGCGACCATCGCTTTCATGTCGGGGCCGTCAACCGGCAGTGGCTTGCCGTTCATCGAGCGCAGGAAGCAGCCATTGATGCGGTCTTCCAGCGTGATGACGCGGCCGGCGCGCGGCGCGTAGCTCGGGAAGAATGCTGCGACGCCGACATAGGGGCTGCCGTCGGCGACGGTGCCGGCGTTGAGGTGACACGAGCTGCAATTCAGATCGTTGCCGACATTGTTCGGCAGCAGCGTGTGGGTTTCGGCATTCAGCCGCATGCCGCGCACCAGTTGCTCGGCGTTCGGCTGTGACAGGATATCGGCGATCCGCGGCGTTTCGAACCGCGAGGTATCGATCTTGGGATCGAGCGCGGCGCGAGCGGCGGCGATTTGCTCGGCCGTGACAGCACTGGCGTTGCCGCCCCAATTGGCGCGCACGAAGCTGAGGATGTCGGCGATCTCACGATCGTTCAGGCGGGCAAACGACGGCATCGTCCATACCCGCGGATGTGCGGTGGTCGCTGTCGTCTCCCAGCCGGTGAGGGTGATGTGCACCAGCGTCGCCGGATCCTTGGCGGCGATCGTCGGATTGCCGGCGAGCGGCGGGAACACACCGGGCACGCCGGCGCCGTCAGCGCGATGGCAATCGGCGCAAAACTGCGTGTAACCGAGACCGCCGGGCGTGGTGTAGGTCGACGCCGGCACTTCAGCCACAGCGGCAGCGGGCGCCGGCCGATCGGTCGGCAGAGCCTTCAGGTAGGTGGCGATCGCTGTGAGATCCTGATCGGTCATGTGCTGGGTCGAATGCCGGATCACATCGGTCATGCCGCCCGCCGCCGTGGCGAAACGGTTCTGGCCAGTCTTCAGCATCTGCACGGTGTCAGGCACCGTCCACAGTCCGCGCAGGTTCAGCGCATTCCAGTTTTCGACCTTGGCGCCGGCGAGATAGTCGCGGCCGTGTGGTCCGGCATCGCTCATCGCCTTTTCCTGGAAGGCGATGCCGCGCGGGGTGTGGCAGGCGCCGCAATGACCGAGGCCCTGCACCAGATAGGCGCCGCGATTCCACACCGCGTCCTGGTTCTGCTCCGGCTTGAACGGCGACGCATCGAGGAAAGCGACGTTCCAGAACGCCAGCCCGATCCGCATGTTGAACGGGAAGCTCATCTCCGGCGCGCGATTGGCCTGCGCAACCGGTGCGAGGCCCTTGGTCAGATACGCCCACAGCGCGGCCATGTCGTCGCTGCTGATCTTGGCGTAGGACGGATACGGCATCGCCGGATACAGATTGTGCCCGTCCGCCGCGACGCCCTTGCGCATGGCACGGTCGAACTCGCCGAACGACCAGCTGCCGATTCCGGTGGCGCGATCGGGCGTGATGTTGGTCGACCACAGGCTGCCGAACGGCGTGTCGAGCTTCAGGCCGCCGGCCATCGGCGTGCCGCCCGGCGCGGTGTGGCATGCGACGCAGTCACCAGCTCGCGCGATGTACTCGCCGCGCTTGATCAGCTCGGGGTCGACCTGAGCATCGACGGCCTTGAGTTTGGCGTCGACGGCGGGCGGCTGAATGATCCACAGCGCCACGCCTCCGATCACGACCAGCGCGGACGCGGCGAGGAAAGCGAGGGTCTTGGCTGTGCGGCCGCGGGAATGAGACATGGTGGACTCGACTCGATATTTGTTGCGGTGCGACGCTAGGCGCGACCCTGCGCCGCCTCAACTCGGGCCTACCACTTAGATCGTGAAGGTTTATCTGGCGAAGCGAATGATCGCTTTGCGCGCACCGGCAACGTGACCGCGTTCGGGTATGGTTAGCAGCGGCTCAAAAGCTCGACGCGAAACTACAGCCGTTCCGCAATCCCCGGCGGCATCTCACGCGTCGGCTGCGGCGCTGCGGCAGCTTGCAGCTTCGGCAGGATGTCTTCGACCTTGTCCGCTTTCAGAATCTCGACCGCGAGGTTGGGGCGGATGAAGGCGGTGCTGCGCATGTGCGCCAAGAGTTCGAGCAGCGGCTGCCAGAAACCGTCGATGTCGGCGATCAGGATCGGCTTGGTGTGACGGCCAAGCTGTTGCCAGGTCATCTGCTCGACGAGTTCTTCGAGCGTGCCGATGCCGCCTGGTAAAGCTACGAAGGCGTCGGATCGCTCGAACATCAGCCGCTTCCGCTCGTGCATGTCTTCAGTGACGATCAGCTCACTGACGCGACCGAGCGCAATCTCCTTGGCGCTGAGAAAGCCTGGAATGATGCCGGTAACCGCGCCGCCGTGATCGAGCACTGCGTTGGCGACCGCGCCCATCAGCCCGATCGCGCCGCCGCCGTACACCAGCCCGACGCCGTGCTCGGCGAGTTCCTTGCCGAAGGCCGTCGCTGCTTCGAGAAATCGGGGATTGCTGCCGGGGCCGGAGCCGCAATAGACGCAGACGGTCTTGATCTTGCTCATGGTGGCGGATGTAGCACCGCGGGATGACAGCGTCAAGACGACCTCCGCCATGCCTCTGCAACAGCCTGTTATGTCGCAAAGAATCGCATCTCAGGGTGCACGTCGGGAACGAAACACTATATGAAGGCGGACCCGATGGACGATGTCGTTCGCGAGCATGGATTCGGCTCTGCGGACCTTTTCAGGCAGCTTTGATGGCTCACCCACACTCGCATTCGAGCAGCGGCTCTCCTGTCGCGATTCCGGAAGACAAGATCGCACAGAAGGCGACGCTCGGCGGCACCCTGATGCATCTGTGGCCGTATATCTGGCCCGGCGACAGGTCCGATCTGAAGATGCGGGTGGTGTGGGCGATCGTGCTGCTGATCGCCGCCAAGGCGGCGACGCTGATCGTTCCGTTCACCTTCAAATGGGCGACCGACGCGCTGACCGGCGCTGATACCGCACCGATCGAGCCGTCGAACTGGACGCTTTGGCTGATCGCGTCACCGCTGGCGCTGACGGCGAGCTACGGTTTGGTTCGTGCTTTGATGGCGGTGCTGACGCAATGGCGTGACGGCATCTTCGCCAAGGTCGCGATGCACGCGGTGCGCAAGCTGGCGTACCGGACCTTCGTGCACATGCACGATCTGTCGCTGCGGTTTCACCTCGAGCGCAAGACCGGCGGTCTGACCCGCGTGCTGGAGCGTGGCCGGCTCGGCATCGAAGTGATCGTGCGGATGGTGATCCTGCAGCTGGTGCCGACCATCATCGAGCTGTCGCTGGTGATGGCGGTGCTGCTGTGGCAGTTCGACTGGCGCTACGTCGCGGCCGTGATGGTCACCGTGGTGTTCTACATGCTGTACACCTACAAGGCGACCGAGTGGCGGATCGGCATCCGCCGCCGCATGAACGATTCCGACAGCGACGCCAATCAGAAGGCAATCGACTCGCTGCTCAACTACGAGACGGTGAAGTATTTCGGCGCCGAGGAGCGCGAGGCGAAGCGCTACGACAAGTCGATGCGGCACTATGAGGATGCCAGCGTCGCGACCTATACGTCGCTGGCGGTCCTCAACGCCGGGCAGGCGGTGATCTTCACCTTCGGCCTGACCGCGACGATGCTGATGTGTGCCTCGGGCGTCCGCAACGGCACCAACACCGTCGGCGACTTCGTGATGATCAATGCGATGATGATTCAGCTGTATCAGCCGCTGAATTTCATGGGCATGGTGTATCGCGAGATCAAGCAGGCGATCATCGACATCGAGAAGATGTTCGCGGTGTTGTCGCGCAAGCCGGAGGTCGAGGATCGCGCCGGCGCCAAGCCGTTGGCGGTCGAAGCCGGCACCGTGCGGTTCGAGGACGTGAAGTTCGCTTATGATCCGGCGCGGCCGATCCTGAAGGGCCTCAACTTCGAGGTCCCGGCCGGCAAGACGGTGGCGATCGTCGGCCCGTCGGGCGCCGGCAAGTCGACGATCTCGCGGCTGCTGTTCCGGCTGTACGACGTCTCGGGCGGCCGCATCCTGATCGATGGTCAGGACATCCGCAGCGTCACCCAGACCTCGCTGCGCGCGGCGATCGGGATGGTGCCGCAGGACACCGTGCTGTTCAACGACACCATCCGCTACAACATCCGCTACGGCCGCTGGGACGCCACCGATGCCGAGGTGGAGGAGGCCGCCAAGACCGCGCAGATCGACGCCTTCATCAAGGCGTCGCCGAAGGGCTACGACACCGAAGTCGGCGAGCGCGGGCTGAAGCTCTCGGGCGGCGAGAAGCAGCGGGTGGCGATTGCGCGAACGGTTCTCAAGGCGCCGCCGATTCTGGTGCTCGACGAAGCGACCTCGGCGCTCGACAGCCACACCGAGCACGAGATCCAGGGCGCGCTGGAGCGTGTGGCACAAAACCGCACCTCGCTGGTGATCGCGCACCGGCTTTCGACCATCGTCGGGGCCGATGAGATCATCGTGCTCGATCAGGGGCGGATCGCCGAACGCGGCACCCATTCGCAATTATTGGCAGCGGGCGGGCTCTACGCCAGCATGTGGAACAGGCAGCGCGAGGCCGAAGAGGCGCGCGAGCGGCTGGCGCTGATCGGCGACGATGATTCACCGGTTCGTAAGCCGGAAATCGACGACGATCTGGCAACTTCGGCGGCGGCGGAGTAATCGTGTTGCAGCGCCATGCAACAGGCTTTCGAAGTTAGGGGACGTCCGATGTCCATCGTCAATTCCGTTCGCGCCCAGATCCCGCCGATCCATCGGGAGGGTTATCCGTTCGTCGGTGGCTTCGCGCTGGTGACGCTGATTCTGTTCTGGATCTGGTCGCCGCTCGGCTGGATCGGCACCGTGCTGACCATCTGGTGCGCCTATTTCTTCCGTAATCCGGCCCGGACCACCCCGGTGCGTGACGGGCTGGTGGTGTCGCCGGCCGACGGCCGCGTCTCGATGGTGGTCGACATCATCCCGCCGCCGGAGCTCGGCCTTGGCGCCAAGCCGCTGCCGCGGGTCTCGATCTTCATGAGCGTGTTCAACTGCCACGTGAATCGCAGCCCGGTCGCCGGCCGGATCGAGCGGATCGTGTATTCGCCCGGCAAGTTCATCAACGCCGAGCTCGACAAGGCCAGCGAAGACAACGAGCGC from the Rhodopseudomonas palustris genome contains:
- a CDS encoding GNAT family N-acetyltransferase yields the protein MSTPALRPYLPEDAAVTAAIFVASIEQLTADDYSEEQQEAWASAADDEAKFAARLSGQLTLIATLQGVPVGFASLKGPDHIDMLYVHPDYVGRDVGTTLIDALEKLAGARGALILTVDASDNAAEFFAKRGYVAKQRNTVSINGEWLANTTMTKSLADSAAPGASS
- the cimA gene encoding citramalate synthase; the protein is MSRERLYLYDTTLRDGAQTNGVDFTLHDKKLIASLLDDLGIDYVEGGYPGANPLDTEFFGTEQKLERATFAAFGMTRRPGRSASNDPGIAMLIDAKADAICFVAKSSEYQVRVALETTNEENIASIRDSVSLAKDKGREVLVDCEHFFDGYKANPEFALQCAKAAYESGARWVVLCDTNGGTMPDEVEAIVGEVVKHIPGAHVGIHAHNDTEQAVANSFAAVRAGARQIQGTLNGLGERCGNANLCSMIPTLKLKKEFADKFEIGVSDDKLASLVQVSRALDNILDRAPNPHAPYVGGSAFVTKTGIHASAVLKDPQTYEHVPPESIGNHRKVLVSDQAGKSNVLAELARTNIQFDRDDPRLSRLVEKLKEREAAGYAYESANASFDLLARSTLGTVPEFFRVDKFDVNVEQRYNSHGQRVTVAMAVIKVEVDGETLISAAEGNGPVNALDVALRKDLGKYQKYIEGLKLVDYRVRILNGGTEAVTRVLIESEDEDGRRWTTIGVSPNIIDASFQALMDSVVYKLVQSNAPV
- a CDS encoding acetolactate synthase large subunit; translated protein: MNGAQSVVRTLVNCGVEVCFANPGTSEMHFVAALDSVSGMRPVLCLFEGVVTGAADGYGRIAGKPAVNLLHLGPGLANGLANLHNARRAATPIVNIVGDHAAYHLQYDAPLTSDIAGFARPVSSWIHESKSAGAVASDTARAVQAASAAPGGIATLIMPADVAWNPAARAAQKLPEIGPAKVAAGTVEAIAKLLANGKKSALLLRGSALLGDALEAAGRVAAKTGVRLLCDTFAPQTELGAGRVPLERIPYFSEQITAFLKDVEQLILVGSKPPVSFFAYPGKPSWGAPEGCLIDYLAQPHEDGAQAVKDLAAALDAPAEPAARTQLALPELPKGKLNSLGVAQAIAHLTPDHAIYAEEANTSGLPLQMILPKARPHTHLPLTGGSIGQGLPLAIGAAIAAPDRKVVCPHGDGGAAYTMQALWTMAREKLDVTVVIYANRSYAILNIELQRVGASGAGANALSMLDLHNPEMNWMKIAEGLGVEASRATTAEEFSAQYASAMSQRGPRLIEALI
- a CDS encoding FAD-binding oxidoreductase, which gives rise to MTLDIVGTLRTIVGEGGVLEAAELSKRSAGTYRFDTLKAAALVRPTSTQQVSEILRWCHANGVHIVTHGGLTGLVHGADAEPSEVILSLERMRTIEEIDPKQRTAVAQAGVPLQALQEEVDKHDLAFPLDLGSRGTATLGGNAATNAGGNRVIRYGMTREMILGLEVVLADGTVLSSLNHLIKNNAGYDLKQLFIGSEGTLGVITRLVLRLREKPLATNMAFVGLDSFDAVAKFLKHCDRALGGTLSAYEVMWQSFYRLVTSPPAKGRPPIGQDHAYYVLVESQGSDLELDSQRFTAAMEAALESGLIADAAIAQSDEDCRSFWALRDDVGQVLQGGLPIVFDVSLPIAAMEGYAETLRETLTNEIGEHRLWIFGHLGDGNLHVVVQVKPMEYLALRPKVEALVYRPLAACNGSVSAEHGIGLEKKPYLYVSRSANEIALMRTLKQALDPKGILNPGKIFDPGPVVGGR
- a CDS encoding c-type cytochrome; the protein is MSHSRGRTAKTLAFLAASALVVIGGVALWIIQPPAVDAKLKAVDAQVDPELIKRGEYIARAGDCVACHTAPGGTPMAGGLKLDTPFGSLWSTNITPDRATGIGSWSFGEFDRAMRKGVAADGHNLYPAMPYPSYAKISSDDMAALWAYLTKGLAPVAQANRAPEMSFPFNMRIGLAFWNVAFLDASPFKPEQNQDAVWNRGAYLVQGLGHCGACHTPRGIAFQEKAMSDAGPHGRDYLAGAKVENWNALNLRGLWTVPDTVQMLKTGQNRFATAAGGMTDVIRHSTQHMTDQDLTAIATYLKALPTDRPAPAAAVAEVPASTYTTPGGLGYTQFCADCHRADGAGVPGVFPPLAGNPTIAAKDPATLVHITLTGWETTATTAHPRVWTMPSFARLNDREIADILSFVRANWGGNASAVTAEQIAAARAALDPKIDTSRFETPRIADILSQPNAEQLVRGMRLNAETHTLLPNNVGNDLNCSSCHLNAGTVADGSPYVGVAAFFPSYAPRAGRVITLEDRINGCFLRSMNGKPLPVDGPDMKAMVAYFDWMQGSTKPEDKVAGRGVGKVDQSLVPNLDNGKEIYTARCAVCHGDNGEGLKDAAGRVVYPPLWGPRSFNIGAGMARTYTAAAFVKRNMPIASHNKFPLGQGELSDQEAVDVAAYFTHMERPDFPGKVKDWPKDQKPKDARY
- a CDS encoding TIGR00730 family Rossman fold protein is translated as MSKIKTVCVYCGSGPGSNPRFLEAATAFGKELAEHGVGLVYGGGAIGLMGAVANAVLDHGGAVTGIIPGFLSAKEIALGRVSELIVTEDMHERKRLMFERSDAFVALPGGIGTLEELVEQMTWQQLGRHTKPILIADIDGFWQPLLELLAHMRSTAFIRPNLAVEILKADKVEDILPKLQAAAAPQPTREMPPGIAERL
- a CDS encoding ABCB family ABC transporter ATP-binding protein/permease, which produces MAHPHSHSSSGSPVAIPEDKIAQKATLGGTLMHLWPYIWPGDRSDLKMRVVWAIVLLIAAKAATLIVPFTFKWATDALTGADTAPIEPSNWTLWLIASPLALTASYGLVRALMAVLTQWRDGIFAKVAMHAVRKLAYRTFVHMHDLSLRFHLERKTGGLTRVLERGRLGIEVIVRMVILQLVPTIIELSLVMAVLLWQFDWRYVAAVMVTVVFYMLYTYKATEWRIGIRRRMNDSDSDANQKAIDSLLNYETVKYFGAEEREAKRYDKSMRHYEDASVATYTSLAVLNAGQAVIFTFGLTATMLMCASGVRNGTNTVGDFVMINAMMIQLYQPLNFMGMVYREIKQAIIDIEKMFAVLSRKPEVEDRAGAKPLAVEAGTVRFEDVKFAYDPARPILKGLNFEVPAGKTVAIVGPSGAGKSTISRLLFRLYDVSGGRILIDGQDIRSVTQTSLRAAIGMVPQDTVLFNDTIRYNIRYGRWDATDAEVEEAAKTAQIDAFIKASPKGYDTEVGERGLKLSGGEKQRVAIARTVLKAPPILVLDEATSALDSHTEHEIQGALERVAQNRTSLVIAHRLSTIVGADEIIVLDQGRIAERGTHSQLLAAGGLYASMWNRQREAEEARERLALIGDDDSPVRKPEIDDDLATSAAAE
- a CDS encoding phosphatidylserine decarboxylase codes for the protein MQQAFEVRGRPMSIVNSVRAQIPPIHREGYPFVGGFALVTLILFWIWSPLGWIGTVLTIWCAYFFRNPARTTPVRDGLVVSPADGRVSMVVDIIPPPELGLGAKPLPRVSIFMSVFNCHVNRSPVAGRIERIVYSPGKFINAELDKASEDNERNSMVLSTEHGQIGVIQIAGLIARRIVSFVREGQPLVAGERFGLIRFGSRLDVYLPEGTKPLVAEGQTAIAGETILADLKGGDAGRTYRTD